CTACAATCGTGGTGTAACAGCTTTACAAACATGAAGGCCAACGAAACAAAAACCAAGCTGTGAGCTGTAAACATGATGGAGCAAACACAGAATAACCACAAATTATTTCAGCTAACGTCCATCATTTGCTGCTGCAAACTCAAAAATTCACTGACTCGCCAACTCTGACAGTGACTCTTACTCAATATGTAAAATAgttcaaattaattaattttattaaccaaaaaatttgaaaatatagcaaagtttaaactttaaactgcTAAGTTTCCagtatttaacatatttaattacttttgtttttttgtctttaatgttTCAAACGTAAAAGCACCACTGAGGAAAAATTCATTAGTATTCACTTCACAGTGTTatagatttaatttaaaatggatAAAAGTGACATTTTCAACTCTAATGTTTTCTAATGTGGTTTCAGATTGTTTTAGGTTTATTTTgtttgctttattattattgagatgtctgttatttttaaatttactgaACATTAGATTCATTGACTaattaattgaattaaattgatatGGTGTTGTTCTGCAGCTATTTGTAATTCATGTGTTTAAATCTCAGCTGCAGTTATAAGACTAAGAAAACTCTGAAATGTAGCATACTAGAAGTATAAAGTATTGTGTAAATGTACTCGGAGTGATTTTTGTGGGTGTTGATGTTAGTGACAAACTGATCATCATATAAAATATGGTCTTATAGGaagaaaaagattaaaaaaaaacctaattCAAACGACTCTGATTATTGATAAATGATCAAAAttgcacaaaacaaaagtttaaatgAAATGACGTTAAAGTTCACACCTTGTGCAGCTTCATCTTCATCAAAATCATCTGACCACTCGTCTTCGTCACCATAACCAGCGTCTGTGTTTGCAGGAGGGACGTCTTACTTCATGTCATACACACAACACGCGGGTATTTCACAGTTCAGGTCACTAATCAGTTaaattaatacataaaaaaaggTTTCCAGACTCAACTTTTTCAGCTGATTCAGCATATCCAAAGAAAATATCAGTGTTATGTGAACACCAGTTTTCTACTCATCACACAAATCCACTCCTAAATTTGAAAGTATTTTTAACAAagcttaatatttaaaaataaaaagccacCTTGGTTCTGACTGGCTAACTTCTGGACGCCTGCTGAAGGCCAGCAGTTTTGTGAGAACTGTGAGAACAACAGTTACTCCAcaaaacttactttattttttatttctgttctaCACCAAAGAACTGTGGTTCCTTCTGGGAACCTCCTGCAGTTGAAAAGCTGCCTCAATATGTCTCACCTGCAGGCTGCACAGGTGAGTGTGACCTCTCTGGTGCTGTAGTGGAGGCAGGTGCAGCATGTGAGACAGGCAGCACAGGTGAAGCAGATGTAATCAGAGACAGGGGGGTCACTGCTGGAGGAGAGGATGGTGGAAACCGAGGCTGAACCGGGACGTCTCGCTCAAACGATTTCTGCGATAGAAACGGACTCTGCAGCCTCCCTGCAGGGGGAAACTTTAAGGTgaaccaccatcatcatcatcatcctcatcattatcatcatcgtGTTTCTTACCGGGTCTGGAGGCAGCAGGTGTGTCGCCAGCATCAAAGCTCTGCTCCTTCTGCTTGAAGATGTCTCTGGGATTAAACGCTCTCTGAGAAATCAGAGATTTCGCCTCCTGTGAATAAAACTGGGTGACATTAAAGTAAAGAGGCAGGCTCCTACACTTCTCTCAATGCAACTCTTCAGCCTTTGTAATTCAGCTCTTCCTGTTCATTTCAATTTGgcttacagtaaaaaaatgtaaaggCTTCCAGGCTGTAGAACTAAACATGTGAAGCAGACTACAGTTCCCATGATACGTCTTGGTGGGCAACATCCAATCACAGAGCCAaacaaatgtgaacaaatcacCAAGAAAATCCTCATTTCTCTAGTTTTAACATCTGCTCAGAGCCATCCACCCAGCTGATCAAAAATGAAACTGGAATAACAAAAAAGTTAAACCTGTGtgatcattttttttatgtttctgatgctgtgtgaaaataaataatgaacatTTAGAGGGAGAAACAGGAGCAGATATTACGTTACAAGAATTTATGGTCAAAATTGCGCTCACGTTAGCTTTCTGCACCGAGGCAGCAGCGGAAATTCCCGTCATCTTCATGTTCTCCAGCTGCTCATTCTGAAACACAGAAATTATTCATACATGAcgttaaatataattttaacatCACACAACACAGACTTCCCTGCCTCAGTGATTTGCCAAAAGGATTTAAAATCAAGTTTCAATAAAGAAATGACTCATAATCCAGtattttttactttcttaatatgtttttttatttatttatgaattaAATACACAAGTTAGCTCATcctttaaaagttaaaaacatcTTTCTCTTACCCTCAAAATCAATTAATTAACTAATATCTATGTCATTATTATTGGGTAATTTAAAACATGTTACCCTTTCCATTATTTCctgtttatttacttttcatTATCTGAAATAGTTTTCAGTTTAATAACTTCTTTTATGTTTGCTTTTATGTTTGAATTTATTCATGTGTACTTCAGGATTTTTGCCCCtttatatttctgtttatttatgtttataactttttttaaaaggggTTAAATAGTAATGTTGAATAttgttttttatattgtttGTGATCAAATAAACTGTTGTTTTccaaatttgatttatttttaatctatcAGGAGCAGTAATGTGATGCTGGCTGGGCTCATAAACTCAACCGAATCAGGATCAGTGAGCTGAAGCTGAGCTCACCCGACGCTGCTGTTCCTGCTCTCGCTCCTCGTCGTCCCGCTGCTTCTGCCGGAGCCTGAAACACAAAATACTTGAAGTGTCTTCTTCATGAGTTTctgtgattttgtgttttgtgtgtctgactCACTTCTCCTGTTCGATCTGctgagctctctctctcgctatcctctccctctccttcgACTGTCTCTCCTCCATgtccctcctctccctctccgcCTCCTGCCTCTCCTGTTCCACTCGAATGCTTTCCTCCTTTTGACGCATTTCTTCATCCCgctgaaggagaagaagaagaaatagagAGTCGTGTGACTTTGCTGACTGAAACCTGTGGTACAATCTTGGAGGACTCGGAGTTGAAACCGAACCTGAGCTTTGACCCAGAAGTCGTCCTTGTTGATTTGTTGGATTTCCTCGACAGCATTGACTTTGCGGTACACAGAACCCTGACGAGAGAAAAGGCTCAGGGATTATAACAGAAAtgtcctgtttttcttctttgtgcGCAACCCTgattatttattctttatttcagCATTCTCTCTCTGTAGACAGAAGTGtttgagctgaagaagatcTACATTAATGTTCATGCAGGGGTAGGAGTGCACTGTGAGATGAAATATTGGCTTATTGGATGGTAAAACGAGGCTGTGCTGCCGATTCAGGCGGCGTGATCTCACCACGGGTCCTCTGGGAACGTCTCTGTACTCCTGCGTTTGCTTGTGGAAGTTAAAGTTAGCGCCGGACGCTTTGGCCACTTTGGCCAAGATGGTCTCTGGGTCCACGTCGTCCTCCGCACGGGCATTTACAGTCACATGGGCTCCCTGTGATGTCACACATGTTAATGATGCAGCTCTT
The Maylandia zebra isolate NMK-2024a linkage group LG7, Mzebra_GT3a, whole genome shotgun sequence DNA segment above includes these coding regions:
- the LOC101468996 gene encoding drebrin-like protein B, coding for MSVNLSKNGAALMAAYEEVVSGKSNTDWALFTYEGNTNNLRVAQKGDGGLEEMVEELNSGKVMYAFCRVRDPNSGLPKYILINWTGEGVKDSRKGQCANHVSTIAGFLKGAHVTVNARAEDDVDPETILAKVAKASGANFNFHKQTQEYRDVPRGPVGSVYRKVNAVEEIQQINKDDFWVKAQRDEEMRQKEESIRVEQERQEAERERRDMEERQSKERERIARERAQQIEQEKLRQKQRDDEEREQEQQRRNEQLENMKMTGISAAASVQKANEAKSLISQRAFNPRDIFKQKEQSFDAGDTPAASRPGRLQSPFLSQKSFERDVPVQPRFPPSSPPAVTPLSLITSASPVLPVSHAAPASTTAPERSHSPVQPADAGYGDEDEWSDDFDEDEAAQEGSPAQDDPYMAPHSAWSNEDLYQNVSQHAPAADGINWDGSGQGICARALYDYQAADDTEITFDPDDIITQIEMLDEGWWRGVGPDGEYGMFPANYVELI